Proteins co-encoded in one Bacillus infantis NRRL B-14911 genomic window:
- a CDS encoding response regulator transcription factor: MENAEILLVDDEKSIVKLMETVLRKEGFSSIHTAYTAEEALECVSRHPIDIVVLDVMLPGQSGFDICPKIREISDAYILFLTARVSDLDVLTGFAIGGDDYITKPFNPLEIAARIKARLRRNQAPSPALKEAGRKHDFGRFILDEEAGDLIVEGKAVQTPAQVFLLLQYLCQHPNTVISKTQMLEAVWGFDSFVDDNTVTVHIRRIRERIEKDPSHPELLVTVRGLGYKLVKGKKG, encoded by the coding sequence GTGGAAAATGCAGAAATTTTATTAGTAGATGATGAGAAATCAATTGTTAAATTAATGGAGACTGTTCTGAGAAAAGAAGGATTCAGCTCTATACATACAGCTTATACAGCAGAAGAGGCGCTTGAGTGTGTTTCCCGGCACCCCATTGATATCGTGGTGCTTGATGTCATGCTTCCCGGACAGAGCGGCTTTGATATCTGCCCGAAAATCAGGGAGATCTCAGACGCTTATATTCTATTTTTAACAGCGCGCGTCTCTGACCTTGATGTGCTGACTGGATTTGCGATCGGCGGGGACGATTATATTACCAAGCCCTTCAACCCGCTTGAAATCGCAGCGAGGATCAAGGCAAGGCTCCGGCGGAATCAGGCTCCTTCCCCTGCTTTAAAAGAGGCTGGCAGAAAGCATGATTTCGGGCGTTTTATCCTGGACGAAGAGGCAGGGGACCTGATTGTTGAGGGCAAGGCCGTACAGACGCCTGCCCAGGTATTTCTCCTTCTGCAGTATTTGTGCCAGCATCCGAACACCGTCATCTCAAAAACGCAGATGCTGGAAGCCGTATGGGGCTTTGACAGCTTTGTGGATGACAATACCGTTACGGTACATATTCGGAGGATTAGGGAAAGAATCGAAAAGGACCCGAGCCATCCGGAACTGCTCGTGACCGTGCGCGGGCTGGGCTACAAGCTGGTGAAGGGGAAAAAAGGATGA
- a CDS encoding ASCH domain-containing protein has product MKVLTMKQPWASLFALREAEYETRTWKTAYRGALAIHTSQKIDVKACRRKNVSELLGRHGYSEENLPAGQIIAVCTLVDCFKVIDHSESGAVLENGVIISGQELYLGDYRIGCYAWQVSGMEILKEPIPAKGRLGLWEYPL; this is encoded by the coding sequence TTGAAGGTATTAACAATGAAGCAGCCCTGGGCCAGCCTGTTTGCCCTGCGGGAGGCAGAATATGAAACGAGAACATGGAAAACCGCCTACAGAGGTGCTTTAGCCATCCATACCAGCCAGAAAATCGATGTGAAAGCCTGCCGGAGAAAGAATGTGTCGGAGCTTTTGGGCAGGCACGGGTACTCAGAAGAAAATCTTCCTGCCGGGCAGATCATAGCAGTCTGCACCCTGGTGGATTGCTTTAAAGTCATAGATCACTCCGAGTCAGGGGCAGTGCTTGAAAATGGGGTGATTATATCCGGTCAGGAGCTCTATCTGGGTGACTACCGGATTGGCTGCTATGCCTGGCAGGTCAGCGGCATGGAAATCCTGAAAGAGCCAATTCCTGCCAAAGGCCGTCTGGGCTTATGGGAATACCCGCTTTGA
- a CDS encoding DUF418 domain-containing protein produces MDGENRRIHVIDGMRGFSLLGILAANMLIFQYGMFGKDEMEAFSPSGLDHFLHEFLKVFVESSFMPIFTFLFGYSLIKLKEGLEDKGLKYRRHLVRRFFLLLVLGGLHGGLLWEGDILFSYGIMGFFLLFFLNRKKKTLLVWGIVLLILASFMGYGMHTEVPAEEAKRMEEYVADTNKIFGTGTYSEISLHRSNADPFGMPDSFYLFMMLAMPFITAPLFLFGMYAARRRAFHEIGRNKSRYLLWGGILAGAGILLKASPLMVQETGWTGVLYMFGGNILSLGYIFLFAWLYAVKGRFVLFRAFESVGRLSLSNYLLQSVICTTVFYGYGLGMFGKLGVLAGILLTVAIYSIQLAGSYFYLKWFRTGPFEKIMRMWTYFSLSGRPKTKKAKEDRELLANAQ; encoded by the coding sequence ATGGACGGGGAAAATAGGCGGATTCACGTAATCGATGGAATGAGGGGCTTTAGCCTGCTGGGTATCCTGGCAGCTAATATGCTGATTTTTCAATACGGAATGTTTGGGAAAGATGAGATGGAGGCTTTTTCACCTTCAGGGCTGGATCACTTCCTGCATGAGTTTTTGAAGGTTTTTGTTGAGAGCAGCTTCATGCCGATCTTCACTTTTTTATTCGGCTATTCTTTGATCAAGCTGAAAGAGGGGCTTGAAGATAAAGGTTTGAAATATAGAAGGCATCTGGTGCGGAGGTTTTTCCTGCTCCTTGTGCTGGGCGGATTGCACGGCGGTCTTCTGTGGGAAGGCGATATTCTTTTTTCTTATGGAATCATGGGCTTCTTTCTGCTCTTCTTCCTGAACAGGAAAAAGAAAACCCTGCTAGTATGGGGCATAGTGCTGTTGATTCTTGCTTCCTTCATGGGATATGGCATGCATACAGAGGTCCCAGCCGAAGAAGCAAAGAGGATGGAAGAGTATGTGGCCGATACAAATAAAATATTCGGCACAGGCACATACAGTGAGATTTCTCTTCATCGAAGCAATGCCGATCCTTTCGGCATGCCGGACTCTTTTTACCTGTTCATGATGCTGGCCATGCCATTCATCACAGCGCCATTATTCCTGTTTGGCATGTATGCTGCCAGGCGCCGCGCCTTCCATGAAATCGGCAGGAATAAAAGCAGATATCTGCTGTGGGGAGGTATCCTCGCCGGAGCGGGAATACTGCTGAAAGCTTCGCCGCTCATGGTGCAGGAAACAGGCTGGACGGGTGTTCTGTATATGTTTGGAGGAAATATCTTATCACTGGGCTACATCTTCCTTTTTGCCTGGCTGTACGCGGTGAAAGGAAGATTCGTCCTATTCAGGGCCTTTGAAAGTGTTGGACGGCTTTCGCTGAGTAATTATCTATTGCAGTCTGTTATCTGCACCACTGTGTTTTATGGCTATGGCCTGGGAATGTTCGGCAAACTTGGCGTACTGGCAGGCATCCTGCTGACGGTGGCGATCTACAGCATCCAGCTGGCCGGAAGCTATTTCTATCTGAAGTGGTTCCGTACCGGCCCGTTTGAAAAAATCATGCGGATGTGGACCTATTTCTCTTTATCAGGGAGACCTAAGACGAAGAAGGCTAAGGAAGACAGAGAGCTGCTTGCTAATGCACAATAG
- a CDS encoding NUDIX hydrolase, which yields MELELLKIFDDEGNQIGTATRKDVHRQGFWHEAFHCWFIQREEDKVYIYVQLRSKEKKDYPDLLDITAAGHLLAEETVEDGVREIKEEIGIDVDIEELSPLGTIRYCIEKENFIDKEMANVFLYECSQPFSEYELQQEEVAGIYRIEWDSFKKLWEGEDGKVQMEGFEIGSAGEKIYLEKEADIGDFVPHDRSYYQEVIKGISQRLDLM from the coding sequence ATGGAGCTGGAGCTTTTGAAAATATTCGATGATGAAGGAAATCAGATCGGAACGGCCACCAGGAAGGATGTGCACCGGCAGGGCTTTTGGCATGAAGCTTTCCACTGCTGGTTCATTCAGCGGGAAGAGGACAAGGTTTATATATATGTACAGCTCAGAAGCAAAGAGAAAAAAGATTATCCTGACCTTCTGGATATTACGGCGGCCGGTCATCTGCTGGCCGAAGAAACCGTTGAAGATGGCGTGAGGGAGATCAAGGAGGAAATCGGGATCGATGTCGATATCGAAGAGCTGTCACCGCTGGGCACCATTAGATATTGCATTGAGAAGGAGAACTTCATTGATAAAGAAATGGCAAATGTGTTTCTCTACGAATGCTCCCAGCCGTTCAGCGAGTATGAGCTGCAGCAGGAGGAAGTAGCCGGGATTTACCGGATCGAATGGGACAGCTTCAAGAAGCTTTGGGAAGGCGAGGACGGCAAGGTACAGATGGAAGGCTTTGAGATTGGCAGTGCCGGCGAGAAAATCTATCTGGAAAAAGAAGCTGACATCGGAGATTTCGTACCGCATGACCGCTCTTACTACCAGGAAGTCATTAAAGGCATTTCGCAGCGGCTTGATTTGATGTAG
- a CDS encoding class I SAM-dependent methyltransferase, which produces MKAKVKQTFNSLAGIYEHQVDDGSLFNSEFERPAMLEQIPDSLEGKDILDAGCAAGWYTAELARRGANVTGADLSPEMISSAKSRIGNKARLVCCDLEGELPFDSHSFDWIISSLTLHYLKDWNQTFAEFHRILRPGGTILFSVHHPFMDMKLLDEPDYLAAEMIVDRWTKAGQTFDVPFYRRPLQDIINKTIARFSMQELIEPRPTQVFKERRPEQYEKLMKAPHFLIVRAAKAL; this is translated from the coding sequence ATGAAGGCAAAGGTCAAACAAACATTTAACAGTCTGGCGGGCATTTATGAGCATCAGGTGGATGATGGGAGTTTGTTTAACAGCGAGTTTGAAAGGCCGGCGATGCTTGAGCAGATCCCGGACAGCCTGGAGGGTAAGGATATTCTGGACGCAGGATGTGCGGCCGGTTGGTATACGGCTGAACTGGCCAGGCGGGGTGCAAATGTAACGGGTGCAGACCTGAGCCCTGAAATGATCAGCTCTGCGAAGAGCCGCATTGGCAATAAAGCGAGACTTGTCTGCTGTGACCTGGAGGGAGAGCTGCCCTTTGACAGCCATTCTTTCGACTGGATCATCAGCTCTCTTACTCTTCATTATCTGAAGGACTGGAATCAAACCTTTGCAGAATTCCACCGGATTTTAAGGCCGGGCGGAACGATCCTTTTTTCCGTCCACCACCCGTTCATGGATATGAAGCTGCTGGATGAACCGGACTACCTGGCTGCAGAAATGATTGTGGATCGATGGACAAAAGCAGGGCAAACCTTTGATGTCCCTTTTTACCGAAGGCCGCTCCAGGATATCATCAATAAGACAATTGCCCGCTTTTCAATGCAGGAGCTGATTGAGCCCCGCCCGACACAGGTCTTTAAAGAGCGAAGGCCAGAACAGTATGAAAAGCTCATGAAGGCGCCTCATTTTTTAATTGTGCGGGCCGCAAAAGCTT